In one Cervus elaphus chromosome 9, mCerEla1.1, whole genome shotgun sequence genomic region, the following are encoded:
- the RTBDN gene encoding retbindin isoform X1, translating into MKGEEEDCLDPCPIRAVGRISVAKQVDMACRGHTRPRALAWALQLTLAWMLLGACGGSHPLPARSKRHHRLATNLGTDQLHLEEMNPPEASDPGLVPVRCEELSPRCESFLVHLQAALRSRFHLLLLGVRQTQPLCSELCDAWFATCESDITCSPTWLPLLEKRGCEPGCTTYGQTFADGAELCRSLLGDALPVADPGSGHCLTISVSMLPRPRHARRARGTIFRRSRRSRTGILDSASSGSGSGSGSGP; encoded by the exons ATGAAGGGTGAGGAGGAAGACTGTCTAGATCCCTGTCCAATTAGGGCAGTAGGAAGAATCTCGGTGGCCAAGCAG GTGGACATGGCCTGCAGGGGTCACACTCGACCCAGGGCCTTGGCCTGGGCCCTGCAACTGACCCTGGCATGGATGCTGCTGGGAGCTTGTGGAGGGAGCCACCCACTCCCAGCTAGATCAAAGAGACACCATAGGCTGGCGACCAATCTGGGCACAGACCAGCTGCACCTGGAAG AGATGAACCCACCAGAGGCATCGGACCCTGGGCTCGTCCCAGTGCGCTGTGAGGAGCTGAGCCCCAG GTGCGAATCCTTCCTGGTACACCTCCAGGCTGCCCTTCGCAGTCGCTTCCACCTGCTGCTCTTGGGGGTACGCCAGACGCAGCCGCTCTGCTCTGAGCTCTGCGATGCCTG GTTTGCCACTTGCGAAAGTGATATCACCTGCAGCCCGACTTGGCTCCCACTCCTAGAAAAGAGGGGCTGCGAGCCTGGCTGCACTACTTATGGGCAG ACTTTTGCAGACGGAGCGGAGCTTTGCCGCTCGCTTCTGGGCGACGCGCTACCAGTGGCGGATCCCGGCTCTGGTCACTGCCTCACCATTTCCGTCTCGATGTTGCCACGTCCCAGACATGCACGAAGGGCCCGGGGAACCATTTTCAGGCGCTCCCGCCGCTCTCGCACCGGGATCCTGGACTCCGCGAGCAGCGGGAGTGGCAGTGGAAGTGGCAGCGGCCCCTAG
- the RTBDN gene encoding retbindin isoform X2: MACRGHTRPRALAWALQLTLAWMLLGACGGSHPLPARSKRHHRLATNLGTDQLHLEEMNPPEASDPGLVPVRCEELSPRCESFLVHLQAALRSRFHLLLLGVRQTQPLCSELCDAWFATCESDITCSPTWLPLLEKRGCEPGCTTYGQTFADGAELCRSLLGDALPVADPGSGHCLTISVSMLPRPRHARRARGTIFRRSRRSRTGILDSASSGSGSGSGSGP, translated from the exons ATGGCCTGCAGGGGTCACACTCGACCCAGGGCCTTGGCCTGGGCCCTGCAACTGACCCTGGCATGGATGCTGCTGGGAGCTTGTGGAGGGAGCCACCCACTCCCAGCTAGATCAAAGAGACACCATAGGCTGGCGACCAATCTGGGCACAGACCAGCTGCACCTGGAAG AGATGAACCCACCAGAGGCATCGGACCCTGGGCTCGTCCCAGTGCGCTGTGAGGAGCTGAGCCCCAG GTGCGAATCCTTCCTGGTACACCTCCAGGCTGCCCTTCGCAGTCGCTTCCACCTGCTGCTCTTGGGGGTACGCCAGACGCAGCCGCTCTGCTCTGAGCTCTGCGATGCCTG GTTTGCCACTTGCGAAAGTGATATCACCTGCAGCCCGACTTGGCTCCCACTCCTAGAAAAGAGGGGCTGCGAGCCTGGCTGCACTACTTATGGGCAG ACTTTTGCAGACGGAGCGGAGCTTTGCCGCTCGCTTCTGGGCGACGCGCTACCAGTGGCGGATCCCGGCTCTGGTCACTGCCTCACCATTTCCGTCTCGATGTTGCCACGTCCCAGACATGCACGAAGGGCCCGGGGAACCATTTTCAGGCGCTCCCGCCGCTCTCGCACCGGGATCCTGGACTCCGCGAGCAGCGGGAGTGGCAGTGGAAGTGGCAGCGGCCCCTAG
- the RNASEH2A gene encoding ribonuclease H2 subunit A codes for MDLSELERDNTGRCRLSSPVPPVCLKEPCVLGVDEAGRGPVLGPMVYAICYCPLSRLEDLEALKVADSKTLSESERDRLFAKMEEDGDFVGWALDVLSPNLISTSMLGRVKYNLNALSHDTATGLVQFALDQGVNVAQVFVDTVGPPETYQERLQQRFPGIEVTVKAKADALYPVVSAASICAKVARDQAVKNWKFVEKLQDLDSDYGSGYPNDPKTKAWLRKHVDPVFGFPQFVRFSWRTAQSILESEAEDVTWEDSETGNQEGPGKIKSYFSESPQTCPRLPHRYFQERGLESATVL; via the exons ATGGATCTCAGCGAGCTGGAAAGAGACAATACGGGCCGCTGCCGCCTGAGTTCGCCTGTGCCTCCTGTGTGCCTCAAGGAGCCCTGCGTCCTGGGCGTCGATGAAGCGGGCCGGGGCCCGGTGCTGG GCCCCATGGTCTATGCTATCTGCTATTGTCCCCTGTCCCGCCTGGAGGATCTGGAGGCCCTGAAAGTGGCAG ACTCAAAGACCCTGTCGGAGAGCGAGCGGGACAGGCTCTTTGCGAAAATGGAGGAGGACGGGGACTTTGTGGGCTGGGCACTGGACGTGCTGTCTCCAAACCTCATCTCTACCAGCATGCTTGGGCG GGTCAAATACAACCTGAACGCCCTCTCTCATGATACAGCCACTGGACTAGTGCAATTTGCGTTGGACCAGGGTGTGAACGTGGCCCAG GTGTTTGTGGACACCGTGGGGCCCCCAGAGACATACCAGGAACGACTGCAGCAGCGTTTTCCTGGCATTGAGGTGACAGTCAAGGCCAAGGCAGATGCCCTCTACCCCGTGGTCAGTGCTGCCAGTATCTGTGCCAAG GTGGCCCGAGACCAGGCTGTGAAGAACTGGAAGTTTGTGGAGAAACTGCAGGACCTAGACTCTGATTATGGCTCGGGCTACCCTAATG ACCCCAAGACGAAAGCCTGGTTGAGGAAGCACGTGGACCCTGTGTTCGGCTTCCCCCAGTTTGTCCGCTTCAGCTGGCGCACAGCCCAGAGCATCCTGGAGAGTGAGGCGGAAGACGTGACGTG GGAGGACTCGGAGACTGGGAATCAGGAGGGACCTGGGAAGATCAAGTCCTACTTCAGTGAAAGCCCCCAAACCTGCCCCCGCCTCCCCCATCGGTACTTCCAGGAGCGGGGCCTGGAGTCAGCCACTGTCCTCTAG
- the THSD8 gene encoding thrombospondin type-1 domain-containing protein 8 — MRSLRPRPLHPTAGGDARGLLFGARRGRLESGMARSQAALLLPSLMLLQLVTPAQVSPDYQYFGQQGEGDTWEQLRLQHQEKELEDSVLGPWGKWRCFCDLGKQERSREVVGASPGPVFMDRENLVQVRPCRQRDCSSCEPNDCDWRL; from the exons ATGCGCAGCCTCCGGCCCAGACCACTGCACCCGACCGCGGGGGGTGATGCGCGGGGGCTCCTCTTTGGAGCGCGCCGGGGTCGGTTGGAGTCCGGCATGGCCCGGAGCCAGGCGGCACTGCTACTGCCGTCTCTGATGCTCCTGCAGCTGGTGACCCCTGCCCAGGTCTCCCCCGACTACCAGTACTTCGGCCAGCAGGGCGAAGGGGACACCTGGGAGCAGCTGCGGCTGCAGCATCAGGAGAAAG AATTGGAAGACTCTGTCCTTGGCCCTTGGGGAAAGTGGCGCTGTTTCTGCGACCTGGGCAAGCAGGAGCGCAGCCGCGAGGTTGTGGGCGCGTCGCCGGGCCCGGTGTTCATGGACCGCGAGAATCTGGTGCAGGTGCGACCCTGCCGGCAACGGGATTGTTCATCCTGCGAGCCGAACGACTGCGACTGGAGGCTCTGA
- the PRDX2 gene encoding peroxiredoxin-2: MACGKAHLGKPAPEFQATAVVDGAFKEVKLSDYKGKYVVLFFYPLDFTFVCPTEIVAFSDRAAEFHKLNCEVLGVSVDSQFTHLAWINTPRKEGGLGPLNIPLLADVTRKLSSDYGVLKEDEGVAYRGLFVIDGKGVLRQVTVNDLPVGRSVDEALRLVQAFQYTDEHGEVCPAGWTPGSDTIKPNVDDSKEYFSKHN; the protein is encoded by the exons ATGGCCTGCGGCAAGGCGCACCTCGGAAAGCCCGCCCCAGAATTCCAGGCCACCGCGGTGGTGGATGGCGCCTTCAAGGAGGTGAAGCTTTCCGACTACAAAG ggaagtACGTGGTCCTCTTTTTCTACCCTCTGGACTTTACCTTTGTGTGCCCCACGGAGATCGTAGCTTTCAGCGACCGTGCTGCGGAGTTCCACAAGCTGAACTGCGAGGTGCTGGGCGTCTCCGTGGACTCTCAGTTCACCCACCTGGCTTG GATCAACACTCCCCGGAAGGAGGGAGGCCTGGGCCCGCTGAACATCCCCCTGCTGGCTGATGTAACCAGAAAGTTGTCCAGTGATTATGGCGTGCTGAAGGAAGATGAAGGGGTCGCCTACAG GGGCCTCTTTGTCATCGACGGCAAGGGTGTCCTTCGCCAGGTCACCGTCAATGATTTGCCCGTGGGACGCTCCGTGGATGAGGCTCTGAGGCTGGTCCAGGCTTTCCAGTACACAGATGAGCACGGGGAAG TCTGCCCCGCCGGCTGGACACCAGGCAGTGACACGATCAAGCCCAACGTGGACGACAGCAAGGAATATTTCTCCAAACACAACTAG
- the JUNB gene encoding transcription factor jun-B: protein MCTKMEQPFYHDDSYAAAGYGRTPGGLSLHDYKLLKPSLALNLADPYRNLKAPGARGPGPEGNGGGSYFSSQGSDTGASLKLASSELERLIVPNSNGVITTTPTPPGQYFYPRGGGSGGGAGGAGGGVTEEQEGFADGFVKALDDLHKMNHVTPPNVSLGASGGPPAGPGSVYAGPEPPPVYTNLSSYSPASAPSGGAGAAVGTGSSYPTATISYLPHAPPFAGGHPAQLGLGRGASAFKEEPQTVPEARSRDATPPVSPINMEDQERIKVERKRLRNRLAATKCRKRKLERIARLEDKVKTLKAENAGLSSTAGLLREQVAQLKQKVMTHVSNGCQLLLGVKGHAF, encoded by the coding sequence ATGTGCACTAAAATGGAACAGCCCTTCTACCACGACGACTCATACGCAGCGGCGGGATACGGCCGGACCCCGGGCGGCCTCTCTCTACACGACTACAAACTCCTGAAACCCAGCCTGGCGCTCAACCTGGCCGACCCCTACCGAAATCTCAAAGCACCCGGTGCGCGGGGTCCCGGCCCAGAGGGCAACGGCGGAGGCAGCTACTTTTCCAGCCAGGGTTCGGACACAGGCGCGTCGCTCAAGCTAGCCTCATCGGAGCTGGAGCGCCTGATCGTCCCCAACAGCAACGGCGTGATCACGACGACGCCCACGCCCCCGGGGCAGTACTTTTACCCCCGCGGGGGTGGCAGCGGTGGAGGTGCGGGGGGCGCAGGGGGCGGTGTCACTGAGGAGCAGGAAGGTTTCGCCGACGGCTTTGTAAAAGCGCTGGACGACCTGCACAAGATGAACCACGTGACGCCCCCCAACGTGTCCCTGGGCGCCAGCGGGGGCCCCCCAGCCGGACCCGGGAGCGTCTACGCCGGCCCGGAGCCGCCGCCAGTCTACACCAACCTCAGCAGCTATTCTCCGGCCTCTGCGCCCTCCGGAGGAGCCGGGGCCGCCGTCGGGACAGGGAGCTCCTACCCGACGGCCACCATCAGCTACCTCCCACACGCGCCGCCCTTCGCCGGCGGCCACCCGGCGCAGCTGGGCCTGGGCCGTGGCGCCTCCGCCTTCAAGGAGGAACCGCAGACCGTGCCTGAGGCGCGCAGCCGCGATGCCACGCCGCCGGTGTCCCCCATCAACATGGAAGACCAGGAGCGCATCAAAGTAGAGCGCAAGCGGCTGCGAAACCGGCTGGCGGCCACCAAGTGCCGGAAGCGGAAGCTGGAGCGCATCGCGCGCCTGGAGGACAAGGTGAAGACACTCAAGGCGGAGAACGCGGGGCTGTCCAGCACTGCCGGCCTCCTCCGGGAGCAGGTGGCCCAGCTCAAACAGAAGGTCATGACCCACGTCAGCAACGGCTGCCAACTGCTGCTTGGGGTCAAGGGACACGCCTTCTGA